Within Spinacia oleracea cultivar Varoflay chromosome 4, BTI_SOV_V1, whole genome shotgun sequence, the genomic segment ATAACTAACATCTAATTTACCAAATTATTTACACAAATCGCTAATTCAACCagctagctagctagctaaTACAAATTGTTTACCTTGTTATTCTTTGCTTTATGACTGTAATTTTTTCAGGAGGGGTTGCAATGTGGAAACACAGTTCAATTCCATCTCCCATATCAGGGCTACGGTAGTAGTTAGGGATAGGCTTTGTCAAAAGAATATAGTTTGGGAAAACTATCTTTTGGTTGTCAAATCTTAAAAATACTGTGGTTAAAATGTTGATCTCCTCCACAACCATCtgaaaacattaaacaaaaaaacattGTTAGAAAACAAAATCTTTATTTGCTAATTACAATCTCAAATTTCTAATCTGAAAACATTGTTAATTAGAAAAACATTGTTATAtggaaaatttgccaaaaatacaacctaataaagttctctatttgcTAATTACAATATCAAATTGCCAATTACAACTTAAACTTATACAACCAATTTAAATTACAGCCCGAATTGATTTTTTGGCAAAAATCAccggaagatgatgtcataatgttattaaaaaatctctataaaaaaaattaagataaataagaaataaaacaaaataatcgagaaaataattttgtttatagatatttttttataataacgttatgacatcatcttccggtgatttttgccggaaaatggtttcgggttgtaatttaaaaataGGTGTACAAGTTTAAAGTTGTAATTGGAAAAATTcgaaatttgaggttgtaattgaaaaatagagaactttattaggttgtacttcgtatttgacaaatttgccttgtTATATATACTTTGTACTCTATTCGTCTCATTTTATTTGCTCCATTTGACTGATTTAAGTGAGAACATACCTGAACTCCGTCAATCTCACAACGATCACCAACATCGAATGGGTGTACCACGAACAAGAAAATAATGGATTCGAACACATTTTTGCAAGTGTTTCCAAAGACAAAGGCCACAACAACAACTTGAGAGCTTAAGAATAAGAGAGATTGTGAAGTAATAATATTTAGGAATATAAACCCAAAAATTATAAGAATTATGCTCACTAAAACATTCACCATTTTGTGTAACTTGTTAACGGCTGTTTTAGTGTCACTAAGAGTTAATGCAAGTGCTCTTCGTTCCCGAAATGCATTCACCTgaaaaaatattaacaaaaataaaaataaaactactaaaataagttcagttaaattcagataatataagttcaggaaaaataagtgaaagtCAGCTAAATAGAACAGAATGCACCCTAAGGccttgttctgttcaccttattttcacttatttcagaaaaaataagttcaattaagttcaaATTTGCTTTTATGAAATGCTACTCATTTTAATTTTACTCAGTCTCCTATATTTATCTGTCTATAGTTCTATACTAATAGAAATATatgaaaaaattgatattaCAAAAATTTACATTGAAAATAATGTAACAAGATCAAActtgttggttttttttttaagttaccAATGATTAGACCTGATTATCATAGACCTGATCAACATGAGCTCAACCCGCCGACCCGATCCGAAATTTGACAAGTTTGGTTAGAATTTTAAGGCCCTGCTTTCGGGCCTGGACGGTCCcgaatttaaaatttttgaCGGACTATGTGTAACGTAAAACTACACTATTAGTTATAAATTTAGCCCGAAAATTCCGATATTTACGCCCGAAATAACGGGTTTGGGCACAAAAAATGGGTCGCCCGGCCATACATACACACGGGCTGATTTTTATGTCTCGGCCCGACCCGAACCAGCCCGGCCcaccttttgatcaggtctagatTATCATGAGCCCGAACTGACTCGATCCAAAAACTAGTTCGTTTTGGGCAGAATTTTTAGGCCCGACCCATTGGTGGGTTTTGGGTAACTAAAAAAATTGGGGTTATAGTTACAAAATTGGTCCGGCTCAAAAAATCCGCTATTTTGGTCCGAATTAGCGGGTGTTGAGCAGAAAAAATCGACCCAAATCAGGCATGACACGACCCAATAAAATGGACAGGTTCTTTGCCATGGCCCAGCCCGACCCAAACTCATCCCAACCCGCCTTTTGACCAGGTCTACGAATGATGAATTATTGTCaaggtttttatttttaaattttaattatatgaATATTAAATGGATATAACTTCATAGGTAGTACTCCACATGATTAGAAGGATTATAGAAGGAAGAACAACATGATAAAAACCGACTCAAAGTGATACGTATTACATTTTTACTTACCACCCAATTCTTCAACGATTTCTTGCTAATTCTCTCATTTTCAATAGCCCCTTCAAAGAGACCCATTGTCCTCAAGGCTTCATCTTCTTTCATGAAACGCAGAATATCATCTAAATAAATATACCTATCATTCAAAAACAATTAATGTGTTACATACTTCATATCCACGAACTTTCATATGCATGCAATATAGGTGCCAAAAAAAGAGGCCGATAACAATCCATATTATCAATTAACTACCCTACAACACTGTTCATTGTCATtgtcagttttcagttttttatTTCTCGATTTTGAAAGCCATGTGATTTAAATCGAATCATGAACGAAAACACAGTGTCACATTCATAGTAATtaggttgattttgaaaactcacaacaaccaaaactgaaaactaTTTCtcgtggttttcatattttagtTTTTAGGAATAGTTTTATATTACCTCCGTTCCACAATACGTGCATCGTTTCTCATTTGTGCACTATTCATCAACCAACTTTGACATTCATTCTTTCACCATTacgtaagaaaaaacatagtcaattgagatcttgttaaattcataTCAATGAGAGGAtttcaaatatcaactttttataacttttcacaattagagatattaacgtTTAAAGAAGCACATTGGAATacgtgaaaaataaaaatgactCAAGTATTATGAAACGAAAGTaattaaaaaatagaaaactgaaaacaaaaaacgatactgACCTAGAATGAGGTCGAGCAACGTTGCGAAATATTTTCCTAGCAGCAGCCTTAGCCTCAACCTCACTCCTAATATGTGTTGATGAATCATCATCCTGAGTTGTAACACCCACAATTTGTTCATCTAAGGTAGTCAAGGATCCATATCGAATAATTTTCATCAATCTCTTCATATTCCAAGCTGAAACATTCTTCTGATTAAGTTTCTGCAAGTGTTCAATCGGTATGccatcatcaacatcatcatcCTGTTTCTTAGAAATCGGGCCAGAGTACCTAAAACTCCGTCCTATCGAGTTCTTATAAGGTGTTGCATTTGGTTGATCTTGAGTAAGTTTCTTCTTCGAGGGTGTTCTTTTAAAGAAGTGGGAAAACACATTAACTCGAAGTTCAGGAGGCATGGTAGCTTCTGCATTCTGCAGTGATTGAACTTCTTCAACCATGGCTCGTTCTTCTTCCTCTTGAGTTTGTTCAATCTCAAGCAATGGGGGAGCTGAGAGTGTCTCAATCACAAATTGATTGAACAATGACTCTTGAATTCGATCGAAAAACGCCTTGACATGGAAATTTGATGCTAATACCTTAACCAATAAGGTCTTTAGAAACCATAAAATAGCTCCTATTTCACTTACAATCAAGAATTTAGTAACGAACCTAAGTTGTTCACTCCTCGACTCTAATTGAACCCTCTTATCGAATAAAAAGTACCAAGTCACGAGGATCAGACCCAACCAGATCACGTTCTGGACGTCCTTTTTTAACCCgtaaacaaaatataaaacccgtttttgttttttaagtaAAAGGTATCTCTCAATAAGGTAGACAACTACCCTAATCCCCCAATTAGAAACTAATCTCCCACAAATAACAGCAAGGATTAAAACTTCCCATTTCCACAACTTCATATTCCAGAAAGTTTTCTCCCTAAAATTCGgaaaagttaaagttaaaattaaaCAACACATGATTAAACCAAGACTTACCCATTCAATTAGAATCATGGATCTACCCATTTTAGATCTCTTAAACCCTTCTGAAAATTCATCATGATCTAAGAGTGGATCATCTTCTTCATCCTCATACAATGAAGTTTTTCCAAGTAAACCAGATTTCGTGTTCAGCTGCCCAGATTTATGATTATCCAATATTGGTGTAGATGGACGATCAATTAGTCTGGATTTTGTTTTAGATAATGACATACTTGCTATCCTTCGAAACGACGCCGCATCTGTGTTAGACCTTCGAATTTCTGCACTTTGTGCTATATTTTCGTCGTCTCTTGACAGTGACGACGATGAGCATGACGAGGAATCATCTTGAACGTAACGGCTATACATAGAACATGGCCGTCTAATTAAATCTGATGTTAAAGACATTGACGAAGGTCTTTTGATTAAATCTGATGTTAAAGACTCATGAAATGAGACACGTGTCTCTCTTAATAACCCTCCATCGTTATTATTAGGGGTGATTATGTCATTTAAATTCCGACTCCAACTTCCGTCCGGATGCAGCGGCGGAAGACCGCCGCTGCGTGGTGGTTGTTGGTGGTGTAGTTCCTCTATATTATTATCAATGAAGTTCGACTTAAGATCATGTTTACTAGGTTGACACTCGCCGGAGTTTCCGCCGGTGCTAGCTTGTCGCCGGTAGGGTGTCGGGAACGAGAACTCGCCGGAGGAACCTCTCAAAAGGAGGGGCGAACTTGTATTTTTCATAACATCAACGTTGACGATGACGTCATCATCACCATGTTTAGGGGAGTTCATCATCATAATGGGGTGTTCTTTTGTTAGAGGTGACtcgtcatcatcatcttcattatTGTTACCATTAGATTCGTTTGAACCATGGGGGGAATTATTATTGAAGGATGATTTTCTTAGAGAAAAATCCATTAATTAATGCAACAAAATTGATTGtagtttgtgttttttttttttgcatgatCATGCAATTTTAAAAGTAATTTATTAcatgttattattaattgttttattaAAAGTGGGTGAGAGGGAAATGTGGAGTAGTAATATGCGAGTAAgtagaagaaggaagaagaaagaagagTTCTTTTTTGCTAGTTTGATGgagtgattaactaattaacaaCTTTAACGATTTTATGGGTAAGTGTGTGGAAATTTTGATAGACATGTGTGATGTGTGAGTGAGGTGGTAGATTGATTAGAGGTGGTATTTTCAACTTTGAGGGAAATTTTAGGtaaatttgccaaatacaatctaataaagttctctatttgccaattacaaccttaaacttgtacatctattttaaattacaacccgataCCATTTTCCGGTAAAAGTCAccggaagatgatgtcataacgttattaaaaaaattatgaagtacataatatctgtaaaaaaaaaattattttttcgattattttaatttatttgttttaattcttatttatcgatttcatttttttttttagaaaatgtgtaattatttttttttaataacatcaTGACATCACATTCCGCTGATTTTTTTCCGGAAAATAATTtggggttgtaatttaaaatggatatacaagtttaaggttgtaattggaaaaaaatagaaatttgaggttgtaattggcaaatagaaaactttattaggttgtatttggcaaattttccgAAATTTTAAGATTTGCtaactaaaaaaaaatgttaatacTACCTATGATGTCTTAGTTCTatcttaaatttttttaaaaaagaaatagGGATACTACCGACGATGTCTTAGTTCAtcttacattaaaaaaaatagttattGCAATCTTACATGTCGtcgtgtcggagtttaattggtatatATAGGCGTCACGTATGCTATATGtaatcagaatatttttactatgaaaatatgtaaataaggtagtcgatataaagacGAAAACAAATTagattattctttttttttaacatgtatgatagattatactccctccatttctaaatgttgtatccatttggaatcttggggggtttttaagaaaaatagaatcttggtttgtatgggtataagtgtaatgattgggtgtaagagaaatgattgtgtgtaagaatgtgtaagagattcttttttaaagattaaagtaaggagagagaaaatattaaagaattatgggaaaggggatattttcatttaattaatcaaaaatcagaaaaaatctGATTGAAGTGGGGACCAAAGTACATGAGGTGGATTTATTTCATCCAATGAGATTACAGCAACAGAAAAAAACGGAGGGAAAACTTCCCAAATTGGGAAAGTCCACTTCCCTTTTTACACTTCCctccaaaaacagaaatttaccaaaaagttttccctccaaactttttccctccaaactttATACATTTACCACCCTTTATAAATAGGGGACAATTTCTACCCAAAAACCCTCATAAATTCCAACTGTTTTAATATCagttacaacaacaaaaaaccaaAGGCAATAAATGCACTACAATTAATCAGCAAGGGGACATtaatggcttcagatcaagaggaGGACGAGTTCCTCGGTTTTTCCGATGATGAAGGAGACGGGACGAACTCTGATTCagattatgatgatgatgaagcaaCCCAAAATGCTGTAAGTGAAGTAAATGCTCATCAAATAGGGGACTTTGAGCAAAATCAACAATTGCCAGATCTGAATGAAGTGGGACAAGAATATGCACAAGAATGTGAAGTGGGACCACAGCATACATCAGGTATATCAGATAACCACTCAGttccatttttgtttgatttgaacatgCCAACACAACAAGAGTTCCCACCATCTCCAATTCATCAAACAGAAACAGAGCAAAATCATCATAAGCCTAGAACCCCAAGGATTAACAACGAATTAAGGTTGGAAATCTTGTTGTTCCTTCTCTTAAGAAAAGAAAAGCATTCAGATGAACTCATTCATGGGACAAATAGGCAGGCTGTTATAAAGTTTGGTTACACAAGGAAGACAATTAGACTAATATGGCAGAGAGCATTGGCACATAAGGCAGCCATGGATTCGTATTTCTATGATAGCAAATATCACAACTGTGGGAGAAAGAGAATTCAAGTAACATATGAGTCTATAGCCTCCATAGCCATGGGGGATAGAACAACCATTATTGATCTAGCAAGGATGCTCAATTTGAGTCCCACAACAGTTTGGAGAATGGTGAAAAGAAAACAGATAAAACCACATTCAAGTCCATTGAATCCAGGCATTTCAGAAGAATGCAAGATGGCAAGGATGAAGTGGGTACTTGGTCTCTTAATGGACTACTCAATACCAAATGATCCCACATATTACAGCATGTATGATTTCATTCACATCGATGAGAAATGGTTCTATCTTACACAAAAAAGTCAAAGAGTTTATTTAGCAAACAATGAACCATTTCCACACAGGAAGGGAAAATCAAGAACTAAGATTCCAAAGTTCATGTTTATGGCAGCAGTAGCAAGGCCAAGGTGGGGACAAGATGGGCAGTGTGAGTGGGATGGGAAACTTGGTATATTTCCATTCACAGATGCAGTGGCAGCAAAGAGaacatccaaaaatagagtcaagGGGACAATTGAGACTAAACCAATCAAGTCAGTTAATCAGATTGCAACTAGGGCCATGCTAATCAACTACCTAATCCCAGCAATTAAAGAGAAATGGCCACCACATGAGGGGGAAAGGGTGATATACATCATTCAAGACAATGCAAAGgcacacattttgcaaaatgatCAAGAATGGCAGCAACATTACAAGCAAGATGGCTTCACATTGATATTGACTCAGCAGCcagcaaacagtccagattgTAACATATTAGACTTGGGGTTCTTTAGGTCAATTCAATCACTAATGCACAAAAAGATGCCTAAAACAGTTGAAGATTTAAGTGGTGCTGTGACTGAGGCATATAATGAACTGCATGCAAAGACTCTATCTAATGTGTGGATGTCACTTCAATATGTTGGAAATGAAATTTTGAAACACAAGGGGGACAATGACTACCAACTCCCACACAACaagaaaaagattttagaagatgAGGGGAATCTGCCAGAACAAGTTAAGGCCCCAAGGTGGGCTGTGAATGAATGCAAACAACTTGTTGATGAATGGAGAGCAAATCAGTGAAGTATAGAGCAAGAACGAGAGAttactttttgtgttttgggaaCATGTTTTAAAAATTACAAGAGCAAACAAAAtgtcacttttgtaagcttGAATGAAAGCATCACATGTATTTAAAACATTTTGAAAGCAACATATCAACTGGAAGAATGAATGAATCAATTTGTTGTTGTTAATCTTTAGTTTTTGTTCATCATACTCACATATTTGTAGTTATTCATGTACATTGCATATTAACATATGATTTCAGGATTATTCAAAATCATAAGGGAACATGTACATTGCATATTAACATATGATTTCAGGATAAGTCAAAATCATAAGGCAACAATGCACCAATTTAATGAGTCAGCCATTCCTTAAACCATTAAGGGGACAACTTTATGTTTTCAAGGCAACACATGAATTCATTTTCAAGgcaaggcaaagcatggggACATGTTGTTCTCAGTTTGTATGTGTTCATCATCAttgaatcctaaactttaatatCCTCCTCCCAAATGGAGTGAATGACTAACACAAACAGAAATGGGATAGAAAAGTCACTCCATTTGACAGAGGATACTAAAAGTGTAGGAAACTCAGGACATGCAAAATcacaactctaaacacatcagcttcaaaatggaaagaatgaatatcacatcattttcagatggaattTATTCCCATTTTGAAACCGATGCGTCAAAAGATGTAATATTCGAGTTACTAAATcatttcatcattgaacaaCTCAAAAAAACAAGGCCATGAGCAAGGCAGCAAAGGCAAGGTATTTACTTACAACATACTTAGAAAGTCATATGCAAAATCACttctctaaacacatcggcatctaagtggaaagaatgcatatcacatcattttcagatggaaaatcTTACCACCTAGATACCGATGCGTCAACAAAAGTAAAATTCGATATGCTTAAACCAATTCATCATTGAACAAAGCATGAAGAAGAAGGCATCAAGTACATAGAAGCAAGTACACACAAccatctcagaatgtccccaagcatccctCACACAAACCCCATCCACCAACACTTAGCTCCCGAGAAGCATTATTCATGCTAATGGCGCATGAGTGTTAATGGAATATAGGGTTTGAGTGTCAGCAAATGAAAACTCATCATAGATGACTCAAAACAAATAACAAGGCAGCAATggacaaggcacaacaatctcaGTTAGGTTGATTTACAGCATATATGTAGTATGTTTCTAAATTTTAACAACCTCATCACCCTTTCACAAAAGGGATTACATGATCACTTGTTTGTTTTTGAAATGAAATTTATCCCCTTTTGTAAAAGGGGACGAGGGAATATGTTAGAAACCAAAATCTAAGATAATCAACAATTACATCACAGATCACAATGATCAAACTCACACATGGGACATTAGCAAACATTAGGGTTCCAATCTCAGAGTTGTTGAATAGCATCATTGATCTATTGTATCAATATTTTCTCAACTTTAACATCCTTTTGCCGAatggaatgattgatattcactACTGATCATGTGAAATGACAATCACTCCATTAGACAAAAGGAGTTAAAGGACAAGTATTGAAACATAAATCTCAGGATATCAACCTTTAACATCATTGATTATCATTAACACCACAATCAAACATGTTGTTTAAGTGTCATGGTGGTCCTTCCAAAGGGAATTGACAAATTGTGAACTATCGCATTGGATATTTAAAAATAAGTCAATCCCCTTTGAAGGACCACCTAACTAACAAAAGTAAAACATGCATGACATCAAAATTCATCTcagatgtccccaagcatcattgaaaCAAATTCAACCTACACACACTTAGCGCCTGAGAAGCATCATCactgatactaatggcagcacgagTGAGTGTAGGTAACTTGAATTGTTTCTCAGcatatgaaagactcatcatcgatGTAACTTGAAAAAACACATCAGCATATGAAAGACTCTGcatatgaaagactcatcatcatGTTAAATTTGGTCTCAGATGTCCCCAAGCTTCATTGAACCACACCATGTTCACAAACCATTAGCACACAAAAGCCTCATACAGCCTACGGCTGGATGCTAATGGCGCACTGTGGTTTATGAAACATGGATAGTTTCTCAGCACTGAAAGACTCATCATAGACCTCATACAAACCCTAACATCACAGACCAAGCATTCAGGAAAGACAAACAATAAGAGGGGACTTTAATGAAACTGTTTTTTTCCAATCACATGTTAAAATTTTATTCATAAACCCATCCCATATGCTTTCACCCCTCTCAAGGCAACACTAATCAACCAGCAAACATATGACAGTTTCAACAGGCAACATTATTAAATCAGCAAGCACACAAGGCaacattcatcaatcaacaaggcaacattcatcaatcaacaaggcaacattcatcaatcaacaaggCAACATGTTTCAAGCAACAAGGCAATAATAGAGGACATGAATACACTCCAAACCctatcacatcatcaacaaaacaacaacaccccttgccaacaacagatcacagttgttggcTACTCCACCTTATGTCTCCACAGCTAACCAGCAATccaaatataattaaaagaggGTTTATAGAAGACACACTTATCTCTAAGCATCATCAACACCCTTAGGtggctttttttttatttcatctTCCTTCACGTTTGGGGACGAAACCGAACATTGCCCATCAGAAACCTCTGGACCAGCAGTTGTGTTCTCACACTCACCCACATAGTATAGGTCGAATGAATCAGAGTGATTGGGTTCCTTGCAATAAAGAGGGGACATAAAatatgtttaatatatttcacATCAACTTAACAAGATCAAAGAACAACATCATCAAAGTAATCATGGAATTGAACATCCAAATCAACCAAAACAGACCAACATTCATGGTATTCAACATGCAATTTAAATAAACTCATAAAAATCGAGAAAAATCAAGGGATCTCTAACATGCAATTCATGAACTTCATCATTTAACCAAAAAAATCAAGGGATCTCTGACATGCAATtcgaaaatttatcatttaacaaaataaatcaagGGATCTCTTACATGCAATTAGaaaacttcatcatttaacAAAAATTATCAACGAATCTCTGACATGCAATTCGaaaacttcatcatttaacacaaaaatcaaacatttaTGGGACATGCATGATCACAAAAAATGAACCAATGTTAAATCTAAAACAATTcacaaaaatcatcaacaaatgaaaaaaattcattaaaattcacaaaaaatctcaaaaaatcaGAACATGCAGAGTAACCCTAATTTTATTAGAAAACCTACGTTTCAACCAAAAATCACAGATTTTCTCCAAGAAacacaaaaaatcccaaaaacagagtaaaccctaattaactcgaaaaatcaggaaaaaaacccaaaaataaggaaatatacctCATCAGATTCGTCTCCTCCAAAGAATCTCAGATCTGCTGGTGTGGGGACTCGATCGTCGTATTTGGACTCCACCTCTTCACCAGGCTCCACTTCCATTTTCTCAAACCAAGCTTTGAGATAATTTCGGGTACTCGTGTTCTCCTTCTGGGCCAACCTCAAATTATTCAGATACTCGCCAGAATACGAGTGCTCGTTGTTGGGACAAATGCATTTCGAGCCCCAATCACAGTTTGAGTCAGGAATTCGTTGCCCAGAAGTACCAACCGAATAAGTCGGAAGATATTTGGAGGAAGAGGATCCCATTAAGAAATTAATAAAACCCTAATAAAACTCCGATTTTATCCCCAAAAAAATTTCACCAGAGAATCGATTACCAACCGGGATTTGGGACGACAAAGGGGACAAAACTAGAGGGGATCTCACCGGAATGTCGTTCCGGTTAAAGTTTGAGAACAATTTTGAGCGAAAACCCCAAAGATCTGAGAGATCTCACCAAAAAAAACGAAGAACAGGGGCGGAGAAGGTTAGGGTTTTTAGAGAAACAGAGAGATttcttgaggagagagagggagacagGAGGAGAGAGGGATCCGAAgagaatgaggagagagagggtgaGAGGGACGGGTTATAAGGAGAGAGAGGTGAGAGTGACGTTagggttttattaatttaataagggAGGTGGGTgggttaaatgaataaaatattatgggtggggaaaattaggtgggaatatgggtagattCTTTAGGTTTTTTGGTTATTAGATTGAaatataagggtattttaggaaaaaaagtatgtccaaaaatggaaAGATTCTAAGTGGATACAACATTATGAAACGACTAAaaaggaaacggatacaacaaaaagaaacggagggagtaatatagaGTTTAGTGGTAAAGGGTAAATACAAAGTCAAGGTCAAGCAAAGCTTCTCTTCAATCTTCATCCGAACAAACAATTATCTAACTTTGACCCGTTGCTATCCTTGTCGCCTCCCTCCCTTAATTACctctttctttttcccttttttaCGTTTCTTTACctttacttattacttattacttttacttttattaCTATGGACTACCCATTATCATTTTATGAGatctaattaaaatatattattttacagTCGATTATATGGTGGGAAACAAACAAACAGTAATGATTTTGAAGGCAGTTTATGCTTAGAATGAAAATTTGGCACATGAACCTGGTCAAACTTGTTCAAATACCTAATC encodes:
- the LOC110801741 gene encoding mechanosensitive ion channel protein 5-like, translating into MYSRYVQDDSSSCSSSSLSRDDENIAQSAEIRRSNTDAASFRRIASMSLSKTKSRLIDRPSTPILDNHKSGQLNTKSGLLGKTSLYEDEEDDPLLDHDEFSEGFKRSKMGRSMILIEWVSLGLIMCCLILTLTFPNFREKTFWNMKLWKWEVLILAVICGRLVSNWGIRVVVYLIERYLLLKKQKRVLYFVYGLKKDVQNVIWLGLILVTWYFLFDKRVQLESRSEQLRFVTKFLIVSEIGAILWFLKTLLVKVLASNFHVKAFFDRIQESLFNQFVIETLSAPPLLEIEQTQEEEERAMVEEVQSLQNAEATMPPELRVNVFSHFFKRTPSKKKLTQDQPNATPYKNSIGRSFRYSGPISKKQDDDVDDGIPIEHLQKLNQKNVSAWNMKRLMKIIRYGSLTTLDEQIVGVTTQDDDSSTHIRSEVEAKAAARKIFRNVARPHSRYIYLDDILRFMKEDEALRTMGLFEGAIENERISKKSLKNWVVNAFRERRALALTLSDTKTAVNKLHKMVNVLVSIILIIFGFIFLNIITSQSLLFLSSQVVVVAFVFGNTCKNVFESIIFLFVVHPFDVGDRCEIDGVQMVVEEINILTTVFLRFDNQKIVFPNYILLTKPIPNYYRSPDMGDGIELCFHIATPPEKITVIKQRITSYIDNKKEHWYPDPMVVLKDTDGLNMLRIAVWLQHRMNHQDMGERWARRGLLIEECIKIFRELDIEYRVYPMNVNVTSIPPLNYAQVPPHLEGGKEFVHS
- the LOC130472259 gene encoding uncharacterized protein, with the protein product MASDQEEDEFLGFSDDEGDGTNSDSDYDDDEATQNAVSEVNAHQIGDFEQNQQLPDLNEVGQEYAQECEVGPQHTSGISDNHSVPFLFDLNMPTQQEFPPSPIHQTETEQNHHKPRTPRINNELRLEILLFLLLRKEKHSDELIHGTNRQAVIKFGYTRKTIRLIWQRALAHKAAMDSYFYDSKYHNCGRKRIQVTYESIASIAMGDRTTIIDLARMLNLSPTTVWRMVKRKQIKPHSSPLNPGISEECKMARMKWVLGLLMDYSIPNDPTYYSMYDFIHIDEKWFYLTQKSQRVYLANNEPFPHRKGKSRTKIPKFMFMAAVARPRWGQDGQCEWDGKLGIFPFTDAVAAKRTSKNRVKGTIETKPIKSVNQIATRAMLINYLIPAIKEKWPPHEGERVIYIIQDNAKAHILQNDQEWQQHYKQDGFTLILTQQPANSPDCNILDLGFFRSIQSLMHKKMPKTVEDLSGAVTEAYNELHAKTLSNVWMSLQYVGNEILKHKGDNDYQLPHNKKKILEDEGNLPEQVKAPRWAVNECKQLVDEWRANQ
- the LOC110797202 gene encoding uncharacterized protein is translated as MGSSSSKYLPTYSVGTSGQRIPDSNCDWGSKCICPNNEHSYSGEYLNNLRLAQKENTSTRNYLKAWFEKMEVEPGEEVESKYDDRVPTPADLRFFGGDESDEEPNHSDSFDLYYVGECENTTAGPEVSDGQCSVSSPNVKEDEIKKKPPKGVDDA